Proteins encoded by one window of Brienomyrus brachyistius isolate T26 chromosome 1, BBRACH_0.4, whole genome shotgun sequence:
- the cxcr4b gene encoding C-X-C chemokine receptor type 4b — protein sequence MSYYEHIVLDNNTSESGSGSDFDIPEGLETPCDRNLSNDFQRIFLPTVYGIIFLLGIIGNGLVVVVMGYQKKSRTMTDKYRLHLSVADLLFVLTLPFWAVDAASSWYFGSFLCVTVHMIYTVNLYSSVLILAFISLDRYLAVVHATNSQTPRKILAEKVIYVGVWLPAALLTVPDLVFAKSQEMDSRVMCDRVYPLESLTTWMAAFHFQHILVGFVLPGLIILTCYCIIICKLSRGSKVQQKRKALKTTVILIVCFFSCWLPYCAGIFVDTLVLLQVIPHSCDLDESLAKWIPITEALAYFHCCLNPILYAFLGAKFKKSAQNALTVSRGSSLKMLSKKRAGLSSISTESESSSFHSS from the exons ATGTCTTACTACGAA CACATAGTCCTTGACAACAACACCTCGGAGTCCGGATCTGGATCTGACTTTGACATACCCGAGGGTTTAGAAACTCCCTGTGACAGAAACCTGAGCAATGATTTCCAAAGGATATTCTTACCCACAGTGTATGGGATCATCTTTCTTCTGGGAATCATTGGCAATGGATTGGTGGTGGTTGTGATGGGCTACCAGAAAAAGTCAAGAACCATGACAGACAAATACAGGCTGCACCTCTCTGTAGCTGACCTCTTATTTGTGCTCACGCTGCCCTTTTGGGCTGTGGATGCTGCCAGTAGCTGGTACTTTGGGAGTTTCCTCTGCGTTACCGTGCACATGATCTACACCGTCAACCTCTACAGCAGCGTGTTGATTCTGGCGTTCATCAGCTTGGACCGGTACTTAGCGGTGGTGCATGCCACCAACAGCCAGACCCCGAGGAAGATCCTGGCAGAGAAAGTGATTTACGTGGGTGTGTGGTTGCCCGCTGCCCTGCTAACGGTACCTGACCTGGTGTTTGCCAAGTCCCAGGAGATGGACAGCAGGGTGATGTGTGACCGCGTCTACCCACTGGAATCCCTTACCACCTGGATGGCCGCTTTCCACTTCCAGCACATCCTGGTGGGCTTCGTCCTGCCCGGCCTAATCATCCTTACCTGCTACTGCATCATCATTTGCAAGCTCTCCCGGGGCTCTAAGGTGCAGCAGAAGCGAAAGGCGCTGAAGACCACCGTCATCCTCATCGTGTGCTTCTTCAGCTGCTGGCTGCCCTACTGCGCGGGCATCTTCGTGGACACCTTGGTGCTGCTCCAGGTGATCCCCCACAGCTGTGACCTGGATGAGAGTCTAGCCAAGTGGATCCCAATCACTGAGGCCCTGGCCTACTTTCACTGTTGCCTCAACCCAATCCTCTATGCCTTCCTCGGTGCTAAGTTTAAGAAATCGGCCCAGAACGCGTTGACTGTGAGTCGCGGATCCAGTCTGAAAATGCTGTCCAAGAAAAGAGCTGGTCTCTCATCGATTTCTACTGAATCGGAATCTTCCAGCTTTCATTCTAGTTAA